The Bos indicus x Bos taurus breed Angus x Brahman F1 hybrid chromosome 11, Bos_hybrid_MaternalHap_v2.0, whole genome shotgun sequence genome includes a region encoding these proteins:
- the LOC113900857 gene encoding olfactory receptor 1L3-like, giving the protein MERVNQTSSVSEFILLGLSSWPEDQKPLFALFFIMYVVTIVGNVLIILAICSDTQLQTPMYFFLSILSFIDVCYTTTIVPKMLVNFLSKKKSISYAECMTQMYFFLAFANTESYLLAAMAIDRYVAICDPFHYVTTMSRHRCVLLVTFSCSISHLHSLLLVLLINRLLFCDSNIIHHFLCDINPLLKLSCSSTLVNEIVINTEGLVTLVSPFICVIISYLRILIVVLKIPSAAGKHKAFSTCGSHVTMVTLFYGSIIYVYFRPLSTYTIKDRVATVIYTILSSMLNPFLYSLRSKDMKRDLRKLMSRRMS; this is encoded by the coding sequence ATGGAGAGAGTTAACCAAACCAGCAGTGTCTCCGAGTTCATCCTTCTGGGACTCTCCTCCTGGCCTGAGGACCAGAAGCCACTCTTTGCCCTCTTCTTCATCATGTACGTAGTCACCATAGTGGGAAACGTGCTTATCATTCTGGCCATCTGCTCTGACACTCAGCTTCAGACacccatgtattttttccttaGCATTTTATCCTTTATTGATGTTTGCTACACAACCACCATAGTTCCCAAGATGCTGGTGAACTTTCTGTCAAAGAAGAAGTCCATCTCCTATGCTGAGTGTATGACCCAGATGTATTTCTTCTTGGCTTTTGCCAACACAGAGAGTTACCTCCTGGCAGCCATGGCCattgaccgctatgtggccatctgtgaCCCCTTCCACTATGTCACCACCATGAGCCGCCACCGCTGTGTCCTGCTGGTGACCTTCTCCTGCTCCATCTCTCACCTCCATTCCCTCTTACTGGTTCTCCTGATAAATCGTcttctcttttgtgactccaatATCATCCACCACTTCCTCTGCGACATCAACCCTCTACTGAAGCTGTCCTGCTCCTCCACGCTTGTCAATGAAATTGTCATTAACACCGAAGGACTGGTAACCCTGGTGAGCCCTTTCATATGTGTTATCATCTCTTACCTACGCATCCTCATTGTCGTTCTTAAGATCCCTTCGGCTGCTGGGAAACATAAAGCTTTCTCTACCTGTGGTTCCCATGTCACCATGGTGACCCTCTTTTATGGAAgcattatttatgtttatttccgACCCCTGTCCACCTACACCATCAAGGACCGAGTGGCAACAGTCATCtacaccattctgtcctccatgcTGAACCCTTTTCTCTACAGCCTGAGGA